In Desulfosporosinus youngiae DSM 17734, the genomic stretch TCTTCGAAGCCTTCCATGCCCATTAAGCTGACTTGTCCAACCCCGATTTTGTGTGGTCCCATGGTAAAGGCTTTGAGGTCTTCCTCAATCATGCTTTGCGGAGTGCGGTCTGCAATGTTGGAAGATGCTTTAAACATGTCAATACCGAAGGTCTTGGGATCAACACCAGCAATTGCTGCTAATTCAGCTGCGATTACCTTATCCTCCTCTGTGCAGGTAGGGGATTTAAAGATAACGGTGTCGGAGAGAATGGCGGCGAGCAGGATTCCTGCAATTGGTTTTTCCGGAACTAATCCTTGTTCTTTAAAAGCCTTCGCTACAATCGTACATGTGGAACCAACAGGCTCGATACGGATATGGATAGGATCAGAGGTTTGCAGTCCACCGATTTTGTGATGGTCGATAACTTCGATAAGTTTAGCTTGATCTCCACCGGCAACTGCTTGACCCCACTCGTTGTGGTCAACGAGAACCAATGGCTGACCTGCTTCTACAGACTCCAACACTTCAGGAATAGCAACACCATAGAAGTTGAGAACATACTCTGTCTCTTTATTGAGTTTACCGGCAGAGCAAGGAACAACATTGGCAGTCCCTGTGAGTTCTTTTAAACGGGCTAAAGCAATAGCTGAGCAAACTGAATCTGTATCTGGGCTTTTGTGACCAAC encodes the following:
- a CDS encoding manganese-dependent inorganic pyrophosphatase, translating into MSDKIYIVGHKSPDTDSVCSAIALARLKELTGTANVVPCSAGKLNKETEYVLNFYGVAIPEVLESVEAGQPLVLVDHNEWGQAVAGGDQAKLIEVIDHHKIGGLQTSDPIHIRIEPVGSTCTIVAKAFKEQGLVPEKPIAGILLAAILSDTVIFKSPTCTEEDKVIAAELAAIAGVDPKTFGIDMFKASSNIADRTPQSMIEEDLKAFTMGPHKIGVGQVSLMGMEGFEDVRANLTAAIEAHRAANDMKYLCLMVTDILEDYTELIVKGDNPEEVAKAFGKELVNGSVPLPGVLSRKKQVVPQMTTYFQG